A DNA window from Myxocyprinus asiaticus isolate MX2 ecotype Aquarium Trade chromosome 15, UBuf_Myxa_2, whole genome shotgun sequence contains the following coding sequences:
- the LOC127453293 gene encoding CCR4-NOT transcription complex subunit 3-like isoform X3: MADKRKLQGEIDRCLKKVAEGVEQFEDIWKKSISFNAQLHNAANANQKEKYEADLKKEIKKLQQMERFKVVERETKTKAYSKEGLGLAQKVDPAQKEKEETEQWLTNTIDTLNMQVDQFESEVESLSVQTRKKKGDKEKQDRIEELKRLIERHRYHIRMLETILRMLDNDSIQVDSIHKIKDDVEYYIDSSQDPDFEENEFLYDDLDLEDIPTALMATSPQGHTEDEMFLQSSSTPTSTTSSSPIPPSPATGIMENSDDKRGRSTDSEVSQSPVKNGNPSLSSFSSASSGSSSSSSSSSSSSSSSSSSLVSMATVVGSCTAVSGGSNLLGSFSSAVQQHPPQSQQQAQVKLSSTSAPSNNTPSPPSHPILPASTSSSMPSSSTPGPVTSNSQSQASTGPGAGGSSHGLCLGLGKGGVTVTSSSSVGQIPGLSLTGLSGSLNTMAGLLSGSTPAPYAQAAAGGTANSASSGPMGSSSSSSGISAQSGGAGGVGTSATSNGTGTGASMGLLGSSPGHGTLSGGILNLVPGQTALQGSAQVPVSPVGTALGGGTGEGGLGGNGSSAVGSGGVGTSRVPTRPPSGLKQNGATSYSAVVADNTPDSSLSSASQTQNSHSSSSSSSTNQTLDNGPSLLSSITLPPSSPSPAFTDSTPGGGSLLNGPHSYTPNTEAIKAPEPPSSLKAMAERAALGLALDGEIPSLHLTDRALFSGSSAPTAPTSAPQPAVSEVNLPPSLGACPLGPTPLTKEQLYQQAMQESAWTHMPHPSDSERIRQYLMRNPCPTPPFHHQVPPHHSDSIEFYQRLSTETLFFIFYYLEGTKAQYLSAKALKKQSWRFHTKYMMWFQRHEEPKTITDEFEQGTYIYFDYEKWGQRKKEGFTFEYRYLEDRDLQ; this comes from the exons ATGGCTGATAAGAGAAAACTTCAAG GTGAAATAGATCGATGTTTGAAAAAAGTTGCTGAAGGCGTGGAACAATTTGAAGACATTTGGAAAaag tcTATTTCATTTAATGCACAGCTTCACAATGCTGCAAATGCCAATCAGAAGGAGAAATATGAGGCAGATCTTAAGAAAGAGATTAAAAAGCTCCAG CAAATGGAACGCTTTAAGGTTGTTGAAAGAGAGACCAAGACAAAGGCCTACTCGAAAGAGGGGCTGGGCTTGGCTCAGAAAGTGGACCCAGCACAGAAGGAGAAGGAGGAAACAGAACAGTGGCTCACG AATACAATAGACACTTTGAACATGCAGGTGGACCAGTTTGAGAGTGAAGTTGAGTCCCTCTCTGTTCAAACACGAAAGAAAAAAGGAGACAAGGAG AAGCAGGATCGGATTGAAGAGCTCAAAAGGTTAATAGAGAGGCATCGGTACCATATTCGTATGCTAGAGACCATCTTGAGGATGCTGGACAATGATTCAATCCAGGTGGATTCTATCCATAAGATCAAAGATGATGTGGAGTACTACATTGACTCTTCGCAAGACCCAGACTTTGAGGAGAATGAGTTCCTCTACGATGACCTGGACTTGGAGGACATAC CAACTGCCTTGATGGCAACATCTCCTCAGGGCCATACTGAAGATGAGATGTTCCTTCAGTCCAGCAGCACCCCGACCTCCACCACTTCCTCTTCCCCCATCCCTCCATCTCCTGCCACAGGCATCATG GAGAATTCAGACGATAAAAGAGGTCGATCAACAGACAGTGAAGTCAGTCAG TCTCCTGTGAAGAATGGAAACCCATCTCTCTCATCCTTCTCATCTGCCTCGTcaggctcctcctcctcctcctcctcctcctcctcgtccTCCTCGTCCTCCTCTTCTTCTCTGGTCTCCATGGCTACTGTTGTCGGAAGCTGCACAGCGGTCTCCGGGGGCAGCAACCTGCTGGGAAGCTTTAGCAGCGCAGTACAGCAGCATCCACCTCAGTCTCAACAGCAAGCACAAGTCAAACTCTCCTCCACATCTGCACCTTCCAACAACACACCGAGCCCACCTAGCCACCCCATACTACCTGCCTCCACTTCTTCCTCTATGCCCAGTTCCAGCACACCTGGTCCGGTTACTTCCAATTCCCAGTCCCAGGCTTCAACAGGGCCTGGGGCCGGGGGCTCCAGCCACGGACTGTGTTTAGGCCTGGGGAAAGGAGGTGTGACGGTGACCAGCAGCAGTAGTGTGGGTCAGATACCAGGTCTAAGTCTGACAGGGTTATCTGGTTCTCTCAACACCATGGCAGGGCTTCTCTCAGGCTCTACCCCTGCCCCTTATGCCCAGGCAGCTGCTGGTGGAACAGCAAATAGTGCCTCTAGTGGTCCGATGGGGAGTAGCAGCAGTAGTTCTGGCATATCTGCACAAAGTGGAGGTGCCGGGGGAGTGGGCACAAGTGCAACTAGTAACGGTACGGGTACAGGGGCAAGTATGGGTCTACTAGGGTCCAGTCCGGGTCATGGAACTCTAAGCGGAGGTATTCTGAACCTGGTACCCGGGCAGACAGCTCTTCAGGGATCTGCACAGGTACCCGTGAGTCCTGTGGGGACAGCACTTGGTGGAGGAACCGGCGAGGGTGGACTGGGGGGCAACGGGAGCAGTGCAGTGGGAAGTGGTGGCGTGGGAACAAGCAGAGTACCTACGAGACCCCCCAGCGGCCTCAAACAAAATGGGGCAACCA GTTATAGTGCTGTGGTTGCAGACAACACACCAGACTCCTCCCTCAGCAGTGCCAGCCAAACACAAAACAGCCATTCCTCTTCCTCAAGCTCATCGACAAATCAAAC TCTGGATAATGGCCCCAGTTTATTGAGTTCTATCACTCTACCCCCCTCCTCTCCATCACCTGCTTTCACTGACAGCACACCTGGTGGTGGGAGTCTGCTAAATGGCCCACACTCCTATACACCCAACACAGAAGCCATCAAG GCTCCTGAACCACCGAGCTCTCTGAAAGCAATGGCAGAGAGAGCTGCACTTGGATTGGCTCTAGATGGAGAAATCCCATCACTACACCTCACAGATCGAG CTCTGTTCTCGGGATCCTCGGCTCCAACTGCTCCCACATCAGCCCCCCAGCCTGCTGTTTCAGAGGTCAACCTCCCACCATCTTTAGGGGCGTGTCCCCTAGGCCCCACCCCCCTCACAAAAGAGCAGCTCTACCAGCAAGCCATGCAAGAATCAGCATGGACACATATGCCCCACCCGTCTGATTCGGAAAGAATCAG GCAATACCTGATGAGAAACCCTTGTCCTACACCGCCATTCCACCATCAGGTGCCCCCACATCATTCGGACTCTATTGAGTTCTACCAGAGATTGTCCACTGAAACTCTCTTTTTCATATTCTACTATCTGGAG GGCACAAAAGCGCAATACCTGTCGGCTAAAGCACTGAAGAAGCAATCGTGGAGGTTTCACACCAAGTACATGATGTGGTTCCAACGGCACGAGGAACCCAAGACCATCACTGATGAGTTTGAACAG GGCACGTACATTTACTTTGACTACGAAAAGTGGGGCCAGAGAAAAAAGGAAGGATTTACATTTGAGTACAGATACCTGGAGGACAGAGATCTGCAGTGA
- the LOC127453293 gene encoding CCR4-NOT transcription complex subunit 3-like isoform X1: MADKRKLQGEIDRCLKKVAEGVEQFEDIWKKSISFNAQLHNAANANQKEKYEADLKKEIKKLQRLRDQIKTWVASSEIKDKRQLVENRKLIETQMERFKVVERETKTKAYSKEGLGLAQKVDPAQKEKEETEQWLTNTIDTLNMQVDQFESEVESLSVQTRKKKGDKEKQDRIEELKRLIERHRYHIRMLETILRMLDNDSIQVDSIHKIKDDVEYYIDSSQDPDFEENEFLYDDLDLEDIPTALMATSPQGHTEDEMFLQSSSTPTSTTSSSPIPPSPATGIMENSDDKRGRSTDSEVSQSPVKNGNPSLSSFSSASSGSSSSSSSSSSSSSSSSSSLVSMATVVGSCTAVSGGSNLLGSFSSAVQQHPPQSQQQAQVKLSSTSAPSNNTPSPPSHPILPASTSSSMPSSSTPGPVTSNSQSQASTGPGAGGSSHGLCLGLGKGGVTVTSSSSVGQIPGLSLTGLSGSLNTMAGLLSGSTPAPYAQAAAGGTANSASSGPMGSSSSSSGISAQSGGAGGVGTSATSNGTGTGASMGLLGSSPGHGTLSGGILNLVPGQTALQGSAQVPVSPVGTALGGGTGEGGLGGNGSSAVGSGGVGTSRVPTRPPSGLKQNGATSYSAVVADNTPDSSLSSASQTQNSHSSSSSSSTNQTLDNGPSLLSSITLPPSSPSPAFTDSTPGGGSLLNGPHSYTPNTEAIKAPEPPSSLKAMAERAALGLALDGEIPSLHLTDRALFSGSSAPTAPTSAPQPAVSEVNLPPSLGACPLGPTPLTKEQLYQQAMQESAWTHMPHPSDSERIRQYLMRNPCPTPPFHHQVPPHHSDSIEFYQRLSTETLFFIFYYLEGTKAQYLSAKALKKQSWRFHTKYMMWFQRHEEPKTITDEFEQGTYIYFDYEKWGQRKKEGFTFEYRYLEDRDLQ, encoded by the exons ATGGCTGATAAGAGAAAACTTCAAG GTGAAATAGATCGATGTTTGAAAAAAGTTGCTGAAGGCGTGGAACAATTTGAAGACATTTGGAAAaag tcTATTTCATTTAATGCACAGCTTCACAATGCTGCAAATGCCAATCAGAAGGAGAAATATGAGGCAGATCTTAAGAAAGAGATTAAAAAGCTCCAG CGGCTACGAGACCAGATTAAGACATGGGTGGCATCCAGTGAGATCAAAGACAAACGGCAGCTAGTGGAGAACCGCAAGCTTATTGAAACG CAAATGGAACGCTTTAAGGTTGTTGAAAGAGAGACCAAGACAAAGGCCTACTCGAAAGAGGGGCTGGGCTTGGCTCAGAAAGTGGACCCAGCACAGAAGGAGAAGGAGGAAACAGAACAGTGGCTCACG AATACAATAGACACTTTGAACATGCAGGTGGACCAGTTTGAGAGTGAAGTTGAGTCCCTCTCTGTTCAAACACGAAAGAAAAAAGGAGACAAGGAG AAGCAGGATCGGATTGAAGAGCTCAAAAGGTTAATAGAGAGGCATCGGTACCATATTCGTATGCTAGAGACCATCTTGAGGATGCTGGACAATGATTCAATCCAGGTGGATTCTATCCATAAGATCAAAGATGATGTGGAGTACTACATTGACTCTTCGCAAGACCCAGACTTTGAGGAGAATGAGTTCCTCTACGATGACCTGGACTTGGAGGACATAC CAACTGCCTTGATGGCAACATCTCCTCAGGGCCATACTGAAGATGAGATGTTCCTTCAGTCCAGCAGCACCCCGACCTCCACCACTTCCTCTTCCCCCATCCCTCCATCTCCTGCCACAGGCATCATG GAGAATTCAGACGATAAAAGAGGTCGATCAACAGACAGTGAAGTCAGTCAG TCTCCTGTGAAGAATGGAAACCCATCTCTCTCATCCTTCTCATCTGCCTCGTcaggctcctcctcctcctcctcctcctcctcctcgtccTCCTCGTCCTCCTCTTCTTCTCTGGTCTCCATGGCTACTGTTGTCGGAAGCTGCACAGCGGTCTCCGGGGGCAGCAACCTGCTGGGAAGCTTTAGCAGCGCAGTACAGCAGCATCCACCTCAGTCTCAACAGCAAGCACAAGTCAAACTCTCCTCCACATCTGCACCTTCCAACAACACACCGAGCCCACCTAGCCACCCCATACTACCTGCCTCCACTTCTTCCTCTATGCCCAGTTCCAGCACACCTGGTCCGGTTACTTCCAATTCCCAGTCCCAGGCTTCAACAGGGCCTGGGGCCGGGGGCTCCAGCCACGGACTGTGTTTAGGCCTGGGGAAAGGAGGTGTGACGGTGACCAGCAGCAGTAGTGTGGGTCAGATACCAGGTCTAAGTCTGACAGGGTTATCTGGTTCTCTCAACACCATGGCAGGGCTTCTCTCAGGCTCTACCCCTGCCCCTTATGCCCAGGCAGCTGCTGGTGGAACAGCAAATAGTGCCTCTAGTGGTCCGATGGGGAGTAGCAGCAGTAGTTCTGGCATATCTGCACAAAGTGGAGGTGCCGGGGGAGTGGGCACAAGTGCAACTAGTAACGGTACGGGTACAGGGGCAAGTATGGGTCTACTAGGGTCCAGTCCGGGTCATGGAACTCTAAGCGGAGGTATTCTGAACCTGGTACCCGGGCAGACAGCTCTTCAGGGATCTGCACAGGTACCCGTGAGTCCTGTGGGGACAGCACTTGGTGGAGGAACCGGCGAGGGTGGACTGGGGGGCAACGGGAGCAGTGCAGTGGGAAGTGGTGGCGTGGGAACAAGCAGAGTACCTACGAGACCCCCCAGCGGCCTCAAACAAAATGGGGCAACCA GTTATAGTGCTGTGGTTGCAGACAACACACCAGACTCCTCCCTCAGCAGTGCCAGCCAAACACAAAACAGCCATTCCTCTTCCTCAAGCTCATCGACAAATCAAAC TCTGGATAATGGCCCCAGTTTATTGAGTTCTATCACTCTACCCCCCTCCTCTCCATCACCTGCTTTCACTGACAGCACACCTGGTGGTGGGAGTCTGCTAAATGGCCCACACTCCTATACACCCAACACAGAAGCCATCAAG GCTCCTGAACCACCGAGCTCTCTGAAAGCAATGGCAGAGAGAGCTGCACTTGGATTGGCTCTAGATGGAGAAATCCCATCACTACACCTCACAGATCGAG CTCTGTTCTCGGGATCCTCGGCTCCAACTGCTCCCACATCAGCCCCCCAGCCTGCTGTTTCAGAGGTCAACCTCCCACCATCTTTAGGGGCGTGTCCCCTAGGCCCCACCCCCCTCACAAAAGAGCAGCTCTACCAGCAAGCCATGCAAGAATCAGCATGGACACATATGCCCCACCCGTCTGATTCGGAAAGAATCAG GCAATACCTGATGAGAAACCCTTGTCCTACACCGCCATTCCACCATCAGGTGCCCCCACATCATTCGGACTCTATTGAGTTCTACCAGAGATTGTCCACTGAAACTCTCTTTTTCATATTCTACTATCTGGAG GGCACAAAAGCGCAATACCTGTCGGCTAAAGCACTGAAGAAGCAATCGTGGAGGTTTCACACCAAGTACATGATGTGGTTCCAACGGCACGAGGAACCCAAGACCATCACTGATGAGTTTGAACAG GGCACGTACATTTACTTTGACTACGAAAAGTGGGGCCAGAGAAAAAAGGAAGGATTTACATTTGAGTACAGATACCTGGAGGACAGAGATCTGCAGTGA
- the LOC127453293 gene encoding CCR4-NOT transcription complex subunit 3-like isoform X2: MADKRKLQGEIDRCLKKVAEGVEQFEDIWKKLHNAANANQKEKYEADLKKEIKKLQRLRDQIKTWVASSEIKDKRQLVENRKLIETQMERFKVVERETKTKAYSKEGLGLAQKVDPAQKEKEETEQWLTNTIDTLNMQVDQFESEVESLSVQTRKKKGDKEKQDRIEELKRLIERHRYHIRMLETILRMLDNDSIQVDSIHKIKDDVEYYIDSSQDPDFEENEFLYDDLDLEDIPTALMATSPQGHTEDEMFLQSSSTPTSTTSSSPIPPSPATGIMENSDDKRGRSTDSEVSQSPVKNGNPSLSSFSSASSGSSSSSSSSSSSSSSSSSSLVSMATVVGSCTAVSGGSNLLGSFSSAVQQHPPQSQQQAQVKLSSTSAPSNNTPSPPSHPILPASTSSSMPSSSTPGPVTSNSQSQASTGPGAGGSSHGLCLGLGKGGVTVTSSSSVGQIPGLSLTGLSGSLNTMAGLLSGSTPAPYAQAAAGGTANSASSGPMGSSSSSSGISAQSGGAGGVGTSATSNGTGTGASMGLLGSSPGHGTLSGGILNLVPGQTALQGSAQVPVSPVGTALGGGTGEGGLGGNGSSAVGSGGVGTSRVPTRPPSGLKQNGATSYSAVVADNTPDSSLSSASQTQNSHSSSSSSSTNQTLDNGPSLLSSITLPPSSPSPAFTDSTPGGGSLLNGPHSYTPNTEAIKAPEPPSSLKAMAERAALGLALDGEIPSLHLTDRALFSGSSAPTAPTSAPQPAVSEVNLPPSLGACPLGPTPLTKEQLYQQAMQESAWTHMPHPSDSERIRQYLMRNPCPTPPFHHQVPPHHSDSIEFYQRLSTETLFFIFYYLEGTKAQYLSAKALKKQSWRFHTKYMMWFQRHEEPKTITDEFEQGTYIYFDYEKWGQRKKEGFTFEYRYLEDRDLQ; the protein is encoded by the exons ATGGCTGATAAGAGAAAACTTCAAG GTGAAATAGATCGATGTTTGAAAAAAGTTGCTGAAGGCGTGGAACAATTTGAAGACATTTGGAAAaag CTTCACAATGCTGCAAATGCCAATCAGAAGGAGAAATATGAGGCAGATCTTAAGAAAGAGATTAAAAAGCTCCAG CGGCTACGAGACCAGATTAAGACATGGGTGGCATCCAGTGAGATCAAAGACAAACGGCAGCTAGTGGAGAACCGCAAGCTTATTGAAACG CAAATGGAACGCTTTAAGGTTGTTGAAAGAGAGACCAAGACAAAGGCCTACTCGAAAGAGGGGCTGGGCTTGGCTCAGAAAGTGGACCCAGCACAGAAGGAGAAGGAGGAAACAGAACAGTGGCTCACG AATACAATAGACACTTTGAACATGCAGGTGGACCAGTTTGAGAGTGAAGTTGAGTCCCTCTCTGTTCAAACACGAAAGAAAAAAGGAGACAAGGAG AAGCAGGATCGGATTGAAGAGCTCAAAAGGTTAATAGAGAGGCATCGGTACCATATTCGTATGCTAGAGACCATCTTGAGGATGCTGGACAATGATTCAATCCAGGTGGATTCTATCCATAAGATCAAAGATGATGTGGAGTACTACATTGACTCTTCGCAAGACCCAGACTTTGAGGAGAATGAGTTCCTCTACGATGACCTGGACTTGGAGGACATAC CAACTGCCTTGATGGCAACATCTCCTCAGGGCCATACTGAAGATGAGATGTTCCTTCAGTCCAGCAGCACCCCGACCTCCACCACTTCCTCTTCCCCCATCCCTCCATCTCCTGCCACAGGCATCATG GAGAATTCAGACGATAAAAGAGGTCGATCAACAGACAGTGAAGTCAGTCAG TCTCCTGTGAAGAATGGAAACCCATCTCTCTCATCCTTCTCATCTGCCTCGTcaggctcctcctcctcctcctcctcctcctcctcgtccTCCTCGTCCTCCTCTTCTTCTCTGGTCTCCATGGCTACTGTTGTCGGAAGCTGCACAGCGGTCTCCGGGGGCAGCAACCTGCTGGGAAGCTTTAGCAGCGCAGTACAGCAGCATCCACCTCAGTCTCAACAGCAAGCACAAGTCAAACTCTCCTCCACATCTGCACCTTCCAACAACACACCGAGCCCACCTAGCCACCCCATACTACCTGCCTCCACTTCTTCCTCTATGCCCAGTTCCAGCACACCTGGTCCGGTTACTTCCAATTCCCAGTCCCAGGCTTCAACAGGGCCTGGGGCCGGGGGCTCCAGCCACGGACTGTGTTTAGGCCTGGGGAAAGGAGGTGTGACGGTGACCAGCAGCAGTAGTGTGGGTCAGATACCAGGTCTAAGTCTGACAGGGTTATCTGGTTCTCTCAACACCATGGCAGGGCTTCTCTCAGGCTCTACCCCTGCCCCTTATGCCCAGGCAGCTGCTGGTGGAACAGCAAATAGTGCCTCTAGTGGTCCGATGGGGAGTAGCAGCAGTAGTTCTGGCATATCTGCACAAAGTGGAGGTGCCGGGGGAGTGGGCACAAGTGCAACTAGTAACGGTACGGGTACAGGGGCAAGTATGGGTCTACTAGGGTCCAGTCCGGGTCATGGAACTCTAAGCGGAGGTATTCTGAACCTGGTACCCGGGCAGACAGCTCTTCAGGGATCTGCACAGGTACCCGTGAGTCCTGTGGGGACAGCACTTGGTGGAGGAACCGGCGAGGGTGGACTGGGGGGCAACGGGAGCAGTGCAGTGGGAAGTGGTGGCGTGGGAACAAGCAGAGTACCTACGAGACCCCCCAGCGGCCTCAAACAAAATGGGGCAACCA GTTATAGTGCTGTGGTTGCAGACAACACACCAGACTCCTCCCTCAGCAGTGCCAGCCAAACACAAAACAGCCATTCCTCTTCCTCAAGCTCATCGACAAATCAAAC TCTGGATAATGGCCCCAGTTTATTGAGTTCTATCACTCTACCCCCCTCCTCTCCATCACCTGCTTTCACTGACAGCACACCTGGTGGTGGGAGTCTGCTAAATGGCCCACACTCCTATACACCCAACACAGAAGCCATCAAG GCTCCTGAACCACCGAGCTCTCTGAAAGCAATGGCAGAGAGAGCTGCACTTGGATTGGCTCTAGATGGAGAAATCCCATCACTACACCTCACAGATCGAG CTCTGTTCTCGGGATCCTCGGCTCCAACTGCTCCCACATCAGCCCCCCAGCCTGCTGTTTCAGAGGTCAACCTCCCACCATCTTTAGGGGCGTGTCCCCTAGGCCCCACCCCCCTCACAAAAGAGCAGCTCTACCAGCAAGCCATGCAAGAATCAGCATGGACACATATGCCCCACCCGTCTGATTCGGAAAGAATCAG GCAATACCTGATGAGAAACCCTTGTCCTACACCGCCATTCCACCATCAGGTGCCCCCACATCATTCGGACTCTATTGAGTTCTACCAGAGATTGTCCACTGAAACTCTCTTTTTCATATTCTACTATCTGGAG GGCACAAAAGCGCAATACCTGTCGGCTAAAGCACTGAAGAAGCAATCGTGGAGGTTTCACACCAAGTACATGATGTGGTTCCAACGGCACGAGGAACCCAAGACCATCACTGATGAGTTTGAACAG GGCACGTACATTTACTTTGACTACGAAAAGTGGGGCCAGAGAAAAAAGGAAGGATTTACATTTGAGTACAGATACCTGGAGGACAGAGATCTGCAGTGA
- the LOC127453293 gene encoding CCR4-NOT transcription complex subunit 3-like isoform X4, whose protein sequence is MADKRKLQGEIDRCLKKVAEGVEQFEDIWKKLHNAANANQKEKYEADLKKEIKKLQQMERFKVVERETKTKAYSKEGLGLAQKVDPAQKEKEETEQWLTNTIDTLNMQVDQFESEVESLSVQTRKKKGDKEKQDRIEELKRLIERHRYHIRMLETILRMLDNDSIQVDSIHKIKDDVEYYIDSSQDPDFEENEFLYDDLDLEDIPTALMATSPQGHTEDEMFLQSSSTPTSTTSSSPIPPSPATGIMENSDDKRGRSTDSEVSQSPVKNGNPSLSSFSSASSGSSSSSSSSSSSSSSSSSSLVSMATVVGSCTAVSGGSNLLGSFSSAVQQHPPQSQQQAQVKLSSTSAPSNNTPSPPSHPILPASTSSSMPSSSTPGPVTSNSQSQASTGPGAGGSSHGLCLGLGKGGVTVTSSSSVGQIPGLSLTGLSGSLNTMAGLLSGSTPAPYAQAAAGGTANSASSGPMGSSSSSSGISAQSGGAGGVGTSATSNGTGTGASMGLLGSSPGHGTLSGGILNLVPGQTALQGSAQVPVSPVGTALGGGTGEGGLGGNGSSAVGSGGVGTSRVPTRPPSGLKQNGATSYSAVVADNTPDSSLSSASQTQNSHSSSSSSSTNQTLDNGPSLLSSITLPPSSPSPAFTDSTPGGGSLLNGPHSYTPNTEAIKAPEPPSSLKAMAERAALGLALDGEIPSLHLTDRALFSGSSAPTAPTSAPQPAVSEVNLPPSLGACPLGPTPLTKEQLYQQAMQESAWTHMPHPSDSERIRQYLMRNPCPTPPFHHQVPPHHSDSIEFYQRLSTETLFFIFYYLEGTKAQYLSAKALKKQSWRFHTKYMMWFQRHEEPKTITDEFEQGTYIYFDYEKWGQRKKEGFTFEYRYLEDRDLQ, encoded by the exons ATGGCTGATAAGAGAAAACTTCAAG GTGAAATAGATCGATGTTTGAAAAAAGTTGCTGAAGGCGTGGAACAATTTGAAGACATTTGGAAAaag CTTCACAATGCTGCAAATGCCAATCAGAAGGAGAAATATGAGGCAGATCTTAAGAAAGAGATTAAAAAGCTCCAG CAAATGGAACGCTTTAAGGTTGTTGAAAGAGAGACCAAGACAAAGGCCTACTCGAAAGAGGGGCTGGGCTTGGCTCAGAAAGTGGACCCAGCACAGAAGGAGAAGGAGGAAACAGAACAGTGGCTCACG AATACAATAGACACTTTGAACATGCAGGTGGACCAGTTTGAGAGTGAAGTTGAGTCCCTCTCTGTTCAAACACGAAAGAAAAAAGGAGACAAGGAG AAGCAGGATCGGATTGAAGAGCTCAAAAGGTTAATAGAGAGGCATCGGTACCATATTCGTATGCTAGAGACCATCTTGAGGATGCTGGACAATGATTCAATCCAGGTGGATTCTATCCATAAGATCAAAGATGATGTGGAGTACTACATTGACTCTTCGCAAGACCCAGACTTTGAGGAGAATGAGTTCCTCTACGATGACCTGGACTTGGAGGACATAC CAACTGCCTTGATGGCAACATCTCCTCAGGGCCATACTGAAGATGAGATGTTCCTTCAGTCCAGCAGCACCCCGACCTCCACCACTTCCTCTTCCCCCATCCCTCCATCTCCTGCCACAGGCATCATG GAGAATTCAGACGATAAAAGAGGTCGATCAACAGACAGTGAAGTCAGTCAG TCTCCTGTGAAGAATGGAAACCCATCTCTCTCATCCTTCTCATCTGCCTCGTcaggctcctcctcctcctcctcctcctcctcctcgtccTCCTCGTCCTCCTCTTCTTCTCTGGTCTCCATGGCTACTGTTGTCGGAAGCTGCACAGCGGTCTCCGGGGGCAGCAACCTGCTGGGAAGCTTTAGCAGCGCAGTACAGCAGCATCCACCTCAGTCTCAACAGCAAGCACAAGTCAAACTCTCCTCCACATCTGCACCTTCCAACAACACACCGAGCCCACCTAGCCACCCCATACTACCTGCCTCCACTTCTTCCTCTATGCCCAGTTCCAGCACACCTGGTCCGGTTACTTCCAATTCCCAGTCCCAGGCTTCAACAGGGCCTGGGGCCGGGGGCTCCAGCCACGGACTGTGTTTAGGCCTGGGGAAAGGAGGTGTGACGGTGACCAGCAGCAGTAGTGTGGGTCAGATACCAGGTCTAAGTCTGACAGGGTTATCTGGTTCTCTCAACACCATGGCAGGGCTTCTCTCAGGCTCTACCCCTGCCCCTTATGCCCAGGCAGCTGCTGGTGGAACAGCAAATAGTGCCTCTAGTGGTCCGATGGGGAGTAGCAGCAGTAGTTCTGGCATATCTGCACAAAGTGGAGGTGCCGGGGGAGTGGGCACAAGTGCAACTAGTAACGGTACGGGTACAGGGGCAAGTATGGGTCTACTAGGGTCCAGTCCGGGTCATGGAACTCTAAGCGGAGGTATTCTGAACCTGGTACCCGGGCAGACAGCTCTTCAGGGATCTGCACAGGTACCCGTGAGTCCTGTGGGGACAGCACTTGGTGGAGGAACCGGCGAGGGTGGACTGGGGGGCAACGGGAGCAGTGCAGTGGGAAGTGGTGGCGTGGGAACAAGCAGAGTACCTACGAGACCCCCCAGCGGCCTCAAACAAAATGGGGCAACCA GTTATAGTGCTGTGGTTGCAGACAACACACCAGACTCCTCCCTCAGCAGTGCCAGCCAAACACAAAACAGCCATTCCTCTTCCTCAAGCTCATCGACAAATCAAAC TCTGGATAATGGCCCCAGTTTATTGAGTTCTATCACTCTACCCCCCTCCTCTCCATCACCTGCTTTCACTGACAGCACACCTGGTGGTGGGAGTCTGCTAAATGGCCCACACTCCTATACACCCAACACAGAAGCCATCAAG GCTCCTGAACCACCGAGCTCTCTGAAAGCAATGGCAGAGAGAGCTGCACTTGGATTGGCTCTAGATGGAGAAATCCCATCACTACACCTCACAGATCGAG CTCTGTTCTCGGGATCCTCGGCTCCAACTGCTCCCACATCAGCCCCCCAGCCTGCTGTTTCAGAGGTCAACCTCCCACCATCTTTAGGGGCGTGTCCCCTAGGCCCCACCCCCCTCACAAAAGAGCAGCTCTACCAGCAAGCCATGCAAGAATCAGCATGGACACATATGCCCCACCCGTCTGATTCGGAAAGAATCAG GCAATACCTGATGAGAAACCCTTGTCCTACACCGCCATTCCACCATCAGGTGCCCCCACATCATTCGGACTCTATTGAGTTCTACCAGAGATTGTCCACTGAAACTCTCTTTTTCATATTCTACTATCTGGAG GGCACAAAAGCGCAATACCTGTCGGCTAAAGCACTGAAGAAGCAATCGTGGAGGTTTCACACCAAGTACATGATGTGGTTCCAACGGCACGAGGAACCCAAGACCATCACTGATGAGTTTGAACAG GGCACGTACATTTACTTTGACTACGAAAAGTGGGGCCAGAGAAAAAAGGAAGGATTTACATTTGAGTACAGATACCTGGAGGACAGAGATCTGCAGTGA